Below is a genomic region from Tripterygium wilfordii isolate XIE 37 chromosome 12, ASM1340144v1, whole genome shotgun sequence.
ATTTGGATTGTGCCAAgcaattcattttatttttttatttttattgtggGCCTTAGGCATCATGCTCTTAGGCCCAACTACTAATCTTATCATTCTTGTCGGAACTACGGAGGCCCAAAGCCCACAAACTATGTGGAGACGTAGCAAATTATCCATCACACAAATACAAACACTCATAATTCATATACTTatattgataatatatatactCTCCAGGGGTAACTGGTAATGGAAAGATGATATGAGAGATGGAGAGATTTCCAGCCATAATTTCGATAACTGCGATCATGTTGTACACGTGTCAAGCAACTAGTGGTCTCTACCCTCTGATCTTGGTACCTGGCAATGGCGGGAATCAGTTGGAAGCTCGCCTGACCGAAGCCTACAGGCCGTCGAGCCTGTGGTGCAGGAGTTTGAAGAGTAAGGAAAAGTGGTTCAGGCTGTGGTTCGACCCGACTGTGGTCGTGGCTCCATTCACCAAGTGCTTTGCGGAGCGTATGACGCTTTACTATGATGTGGATCTGGATGATTACCGTAATGCCCCTGGTGTTGAAGTCAGGGTCCCTCACTTTGGCTCTACAGAGTCACTCCTATATCTAGACCCTTATCTCAAGTAAGGTCTCTTACTCTGTTTTTGCTCCTATGTGTTTTTATTCTGCAAATCCCTGGTAGTGTCAAATATTCCCTGGTAGTGTCAAATATGTCTTGACTTGTAATTCCTGACGGGGGTATATGCGTAAAGGTCTAGCTCTTCTAACACGAGTAATGCATTTTCTGTGCCTAAGCACCCAGGAGAACAAATCCGTGCGGGTCACTAGCATGTTTTGACTAGATTTTCTAACAAAATATGACCTAATAGTGCCTTCTGTAATTGTCATATTAGTGTATAAAGTTATAGCGTAAGTACATACAAAATCTCATACTCAGAGGACTTGATAAGTTGATAGTTAAATCTATTGGTGTGcatcattttaaaaatcataaaaactcAGGCAGAAAGGGAAGGGTTGAATGGGAGCTAGATAGAGAAGTTAGGATTGTAACTTAGGCTGGGTACGTTGGGACAAAGCGCGTGGCCACAAGGGTCTCGCTCCTAatgggaatcgaactcaaaatctTTAAAGTCCATTCGGTTTGGCTCcagagattcaccactaggtTTATCCCCATAGAGATTGACCAATAGGCTTATTGCGCGGTGAATTTAATCATTTCGATCATATTTGCAATATACCACTTATCAAACCATGAAAATCATGGGATGTATGTAAAATTCATGGGATAAAAAGTACTCGAACAATTTTGTTTGCAGGCACATCACATCATACATGGCACCACTAGTTGAATCTTTGGAAGAAATTGGTTATGTCAATGGCGAAACTCTCTTTGGAGCTCCATATGATTTCCGGTATGGCTTAGCAGCAGCAGATCATCCATCCCACGTTGGAACCAAGTTCCTGCAGGACCTCAAAGACCTAATTGAAAAGGCAAGCATTACTAATGAAGGAAAGCCAGTTATACTTGTCTCCCACAGCTTAGGAGGCTTGTTTGTGCTCCAACTACTTAACCGAAACCCGTCTTCCTGGCGCCAAAAATATATCAAACACTTTGTTGCTCTCTCCGCACCATGGGGTGGCACTGTGGACGAACTTCTCACTTTTGCGTCTGGAAATACATTAGGAGTGCCTCTTGTCGATCCATTGTTGGTACGAGAAGAGCAGAGAAGCTCCGAAAGCAACCTATGGCTCATGCCTTCTCCCAAACTGTTCTGCGATCAAAGCCTTGTTATCACCCCGAATGCTACTTATTCTGCCTATGATATCGCGCGATTTCTCAACGACATTGGATTTCC
It encodes:
- the LOC120010338 gene encoding lecithin-cholesterol acyltransferase-like 1 → MERFPAIISITAIMLYTCQATSGLYPLILVPGNGGNQLEARLTEAYRPSSLWCRSLKSKEKWFRLWFDPTVVVAPFTKCFAERMTLYYDVDLDDYRNAPGVEVRVPHFGSTESLLYLDPYLKHITSYMAPLVESLEEIGYVNGETLFGAPYDFRYGLAAADHPSHVGTKFLQDLKDLIEKASITNEGKPVILVSHSLGGLFVLQLLNRNPSSWRQKYIKHFVALSAPWGGTVDELLTFASGNTLGVPLVDPLLVREEQRSSESNLWLMPSPKLFCDQSLVITPNATYSAYDIARFLNDIGFPQGVYPYKSRILPLVEELVAPEVPITCIIGTGVRTPETLHYGHSFDEQPEIVYGDGDGTVNMVSLLALESLWKNVKNQPVKVIRIEGVTHTDILSNDVAVDEIVREISGRNSYVLGVQSQ